The Desulfococcus multivorans DNA window ATCGCGGCTCCGCGGGATTGCCGGGGCGGTTCTCCCGGAAACCGCGCCGTCAGGTCGAGGCCGATCTTGTTGCCGAAATTGGGAAAGGGCGAGGAATGGTCCAGCACGTCCAGCACCCCCTGGGTCAGGGTGATGTCGGTGGTGATGTCAAGCCGGGTCAGGAGGGCGTCGATGATCCCGGCCGGGTTGGTGAGGTCGACGCTCCGGTCCGTCACGATGATGGCCTTGCAGAAGCTCATCTGCCCCTGGCCCCAGAGTCCGCTCATGATCTTCTGGGCATGGCCGGGGTATTCCTTGTCGAGGGCGACCACCACGATGTTGTGGAAGACCCCCTCCCAGGGAAGCCAGTAGTCGACGATCTCGGGGAAGACCGTCTGGAGCATGGGCAGGAACATCCGCTCCGTGGCCTTGGCCAGGTAACAGTCCTCCATGGGGGGCCGCCCCACCAGGGTGGCGTTGTAGATGGGATTCCGGCGGTGGGTGACGGCGGTCACATGAAAGACGGGGTAGAGGTCTGCCAGGGAATAGTAGCCCGTGTGGTCCCCGAAGGGCCCTTCCATCCGGCGCTCCTCGGGGTCGACATACCCCTCCAGGACGAATTCGGCCTCGGCCGGCACCATGAGGTCGACGGTGACGCACGGGGCCATGACCACCGGACGCTTGCGAATGAACCCGGCCAGCATCATCTCGTCCACCCCCCGGGGGCAGGGGCGCCGTGGCGGCGTAGGTGACGGCCGGGTCGGCGCCGATGGCCACGGCAACGGGCATGCGAAGCCCCCGACGCCGGTACTCGTTGTAATAGTGGGAGCCGTCCTTGTGAATGTGCCAGTGCATGCCGGTGGTGTTGCGGTCGAAGACCTGCATCCGGTACATCCCCACGTTCCGTTTGCCGGTCTCGAGGCTGCGGGTCACCACCAGCGGCAGGGTAATGAAGGGTCCGCCGTCCTGAGGCCAGCAGTGGAGAACGGGGAGTTTGGAAAGGTCCACCTGGTCCCCGGTCAGGACCACCTCTTGGCAGGGAGGTGTTTTGCCCTTGAAGGTGCGGGGGAAAAAGCGGGAGACCGCCACGGCCCGGGGAACGACCTCCAGGGCCTCCCTGAGATTCCGGGGGGGATGGAAATCGATGAACTCCCGGATCCGTCGGCCGGGCTCGTCGAGGTCCTTCACCCCCAGGGCCATGCACATCCGCTTCATGCTGCCGAAGATGTTGACGGCCACCGGAAAGGCCGACCCCTTGACGTTCTCGAAAAGAAGGGCCTTGCCCCCGCCCGGGCGCTTGGACTCCCGGTCCGTGAATTTGCTGATCTCGAGGTAGGGGGAGACCGTCTCCGTTACGCACAGCAGCTCCCCCTCCCGTTCCAGGGCCGCCAGAAAATCCCTCAGATGCCTATACAAGATCCTTGTCCCCCCATCGTTTCGTGAGATCGTTGTCGATGTCGAGCTGGTCCAGAACCCTGGCGACGGTGCCGTCGACAATGTCCGTCAGGGTCTCCGGACGCGTGTAGAAGCCCGGGCACGGCGGCATGATGATCGCCCCGGCCATGGCCGCACGCCGCATGTTCTCGAGGTGGACGAGGTTCAGGGGCGTCTCCCGGGTCAGCAGCACCAGGGGCCGCCGCTCCTTGAGGCAGACATCCGCGGCCCGATGGATCAGGCCGTCGGCGATGCCCGAGGCGACGGCGCCCAGGGTCTTCATGGAGCAGGGCGCCACCACCATGCCGTCGTGGCGGAAGGAGCCGCTGGCCGGCGGCGCGAAGAGGTCCCCCTCGTCGTGGTGGTAGAGCCGGGCCTCCCAGTGAAAGACGACCCCTTCCCGCTTCAGGAAATCGTCGAAGGGCTCTCCGTCGTATCCGGCCTCGTGGCGGAGCACCGCGTACCCGGCGGACGAGATCACCAGGTAGACCTCCACGGGCCGGGCCAGGAGGGCCTTCAGGAGGCGTATCCCGTAGATCACCCCCGAGGCGCCGCATATCGCCGTCACGAGGGTCTTCTTTTTCTCGGTTTTCTTCATCCCATCCTCCGGATCAGTTCATCCGCCAGCACCCCGGCCAGGAGCGTGACGGAGATGACGCTGTTGACATGGAAAAAGGCGATGGGGACCCGGCTCAGGTCATCGGGGTCGGTCAGCCAGTGCTCGAAGATGAGCAGGAACCCGATGAGGCCCACGGCGAGCAGGAATCCCCCGGTCATGTCAAAGGCGAAATAAAGCATCATGAACGCCCCGTAAGCCGCGGCATGAATCGCCCGGGCCGCCCGGAGGGCCGGTTTCACCCCGAAGCGGGCCGGTATGGAAAAAAGGCCCTGGGACCGGTCGAACGCGACGTCCTGGCAGGCGTAGAGGATGTCGAACCCCGCGATGTAAGCCGCAAGGGCGACGGAAAGCCAGAGGATCTTCCCGGAGAAGACGCCGGTGACGGCGATCCACGTCGCCGGGGGAGCGAGGGCGATGGCAAACCCGAGATAGAGATGGGCGAGCCAGGTGAACCGTTTGGTGTAGGAGTAGAGGAACAGCACCCCCAGCACCGGGCCCGACAGCATCAGCGGCAGGGGCCCCAGCATGGCCGCGGCGAAGACGAAGATCCCCGAAAAGCAGACGACGAATACGCCGGCCGCCGATCCCGACAGACGCCCCGCGGGCAGCTCACGGGCGGCGGTGCGGGGATTCCGGGCGTCGAACCCGGCGTCCACGATGCGGTTGAAGCCCATGGCCGCGGAGCGGGCTCCCACCATCGCCACGAGAATCCAGAAGATCTCCACCAGGGTGACGCGGTGCTCGCGACCGGCCAGCACCAGGGCCGAGAGGGCGAAGGGCAGGGCAAAGACCGTATGGCTGAACTTGACCATCCGCCCGTAGACCCCGATTTTCAGGACCAGATCCCTCCAGCGGCGCCCAGGTCGGTCCGTCCGGGGCGCCGTCCTCGCCTCGCCCGTCATGAAAGCCCGATGCCGTGCACGGTTTCGCCGCAGTCCGGACATCGGCCATTTTCGAGACGATTCTCAAGGATCCGGTATCCCCGGCGGCGGATGACGGTTTCACCACACCCGGGGCACGGGGTGTCCTCCCCGCCGTTGCCGGGCACGTTCCCCACGTAGACGTATTTGAGCCCGGCGGCAAGCCCGATGTCCCGGGCGGCCGTCAGCGTCTCGACCGGGGTGGGGGGTCGGTCCGTCAACCGGTAAACCGGGTGGAACCGGCTGACGTGCCAGGGAGTCCCGGGCCCCAGCTCGCCCGCGATGAACCCCGCAAGGGCGGCCAGCTCATCCGGAGCGTCGTTGAGGCCGGGAATGACGAGGGTGGTGACCTCCAGGAAAATCCCGGCGGCCTTCATCGCCCTCAGGGTCTCCTTGACCGGTTCGATCCGGGCCCCGCAGCGGGTTTTGTAAAAGTCGTCGGTATAGGCCTTCAAATCGACGTTGGCGGCGTCAAGAAAGGGCCGGATCATCTCCACGGTCTCGGCCGTCATGTAACCGTTGGTGACGAACACGTTGAGCAGGCCCCGCTCACGGGCGATGCGGGCGATCTCGAGGGCCGTCTCGAAGTAGACCGTCGGCTCGGTGTAGGTGTAGGCGATACTCCGGCATCCGGCGCTTTCGGCGGCCCGGACCACCGCCTCGGGCGGCGTGATGTCGCCCGGAAGCACGCCGCTCCGCTCCCCGGGCAGCTGGGCGATATCGGCGTTCTGGCAGAAACGACAGGCGAAATTGCAGCCCACCGTGGCCACGGAATAGGAGAGGCTGCCGGGCAGCACGTGGAAGAGCGGCTTCTTCTCGATGGGATCGATGTGCCGGGCGATGAGCTTCCGGTAGACCCGGCTGATCAACATCCCGTCCCGGTTTTCCCGAACCTTGCAGATGCCCTGCCTGCCGGGCTTGATGACGCAGCGATGCGCGCACAGGCGGCATTGGACCTTCCGGTCCGGCAAACTGTCATACAGCAGTGCTTCCATCCTGAGGCCTCCATTCAACGCGGGCCATGCCCGTCAAGGTGTCCTGAAGGGGCTTCGTCCGGCATTTGAGCCGAAGCGGCCGCGTTCGGTAACGGGGAACCAGCGTCACGCCGATTCCGATAAACGGACTCACCGGAGACTTGCAGAACAGATGGAAGGGCGGGCGGTGCCGGCGAAAGATCCCCAGGGGATGGGGAACCCGGGTCACGGACCGCCAGCTCAGGGGAACGCTTCCCGCAAGAGCCCGGATCATCCGCTTCAGCTCCCACACCGAAAAAAAACGGGCGTCGCCGTAGACGTTCCTGACGAAGACCCGCTGAGCCCGGATGCCGCCCACCAGAACGGAATGGCGGTTCATGAAGCCGATGAAGACGCGGTCCTTGGCGACCCGAAACGCCTCTTCCAGGGCCTTCACGGGGTCGTCCACGAATTCGAGGGTATTGAGGATGACGGCATAGGTGAAGGCGTTGTCCTCGAAGGGAAGGTCTTCGGCGACCCCCCGGTGGAGGTCCGCCCGGTTCCCCAGGCGGCGGCCGGCGATATCGATCATGTCCGGGGAAGGGTCGAGCCCCGAAACCCTGAGCCCCATGTCCATCAGGGCCGACAGCCCCAACCCGGTGCCGCACCCGATATCCAGCACGCTCTCCCCCCGCAGGGGATCGAGCATCCGCGCCATGAGCCGGTGGGCGGACTGGATGTCGGCCAGATGACCGGGTTTCTGCTGTTGCTGTTCGAGGGCCTTGGCCTCGCTATATGTGTAGACATGCCCCATGGGCTCCCCGTCCGCGATTCTGATCTGAAAGTCCGCATTCAACTTTCGGAACTCCAATGCCGGCAGCTGGGCCCCCCGCCCTCCGCGTGTGCATGAGGGGATCAGGCTGAAGACTGAAGGGGTGCGTCCGCGACAGGCGGTGCGCCATGCGCCTTCAGTCTTGAACAGGCCTCGGCCGCTTTGCGCTCACCATGATGAAAGCCGAAAGTCGGATCTTAAAAAACGATAAGGGTTATTTATAGACCAGGCAAGAAATCCCCGCAACTCTTTTTCCAGGGGCTCGTTCCTTACGGGAGCAGACAAACAGGGACGTTTCTGAAGGCGGAACGACAATTTTGCAGCTCCCGCAGGACATCTCCACAGCCGGACCAAACCTGCGAAACCCACCAGAATCATGATGGATAACCCTGATCCGTCTGTTTTCGGGTTTTGGCATCGATCTTGCTGAATGGTTTACCCTAAAGGCCTCTGGTACGGCCGGGTGGACGGCGAAGCGGCCATCGATACGATCCTGGACGCCCTCGAGGACGGCGGCGCGGCGGCAGCCCACCTGATCGACTGACCCGAGGCAGGCGAAAAAGGGCCGGGCCGCGACCCCCTCAGTAGGATTTATGCCTATGCCGGAATGAGTGTTTGACTTCATTTAAAATGAGTATTTGTTCGGATTGCCTCCCGCCGTACACCTCGGTTAAAGTGGCATCGCTCAAGACCTTTCCTGAGCGTCTCTACACTTCTTCCCCGCCGATCCCTCGCCATCATGACGGGGGACACTTCCCATGAAAAGGAGGTCACTGATGAGCGCGATCAACTACAGGGCTTTTTCACGCGCTGTCCAAAAGAGCACCATTCGCTTTGCGGAAACCGCGGCAGGAGAATTTCAACGAGGGCGATTGCTGAACAAAAGCAGCGGCGGGATGTCGTTCCTCACCCATCGCGAACTGAAAGTCGGATCGACGATCCTCCTCGAAAGGCCGAATGCGGATGAAGAAACCGACGGCGTCAAGCCCTATCGCAACGATATCGCGGAAGTTCGATGGTGTGTCCGGGCAAGAAATACGGCGTCCGAGAGCTGGAAGGTCGGGGTCAAGCTGTTTTCCGCCGTGTGCGCGCTGTGCGGAAAGGAAATCCACTATCACGACCCCCATGACCTTATTGATTTGTGCGAGGATTGCCACAAATACTTCGCCGCCCTGTCCGAAGGAAAAATCAAAACCGTCATCGAGGCGTATCTTCTCGGCAATGTGCTGTGAGGGCAAAGTCGCCCAACGGCTTTTGCAGGAAAGGCGCTTGCAGAAAAGGTTTCTCACACAGAGACGCAGAGGGCGCAAAGGCACTTGATTCAACTTTCGACTTTCATAGGCCGGTGCCGGGCGGATACGGCCCGCGCCCCGCGCGGTTTTGTTCAAGTGCCGCTGAAGGGCGCAGGCCGTATCCGCCCGGCACCTCTATCCGGTCAACATCATGAAAGTCGAGCGTTGCGTATTTAAAAAATCTTCCCGGGGTCGAAGCGGGTGATGTCGGGGGAGGGCGTCCATGGGCGACCTCCCCCATCGCCGGGATGCTTATCCCGGCGATTTCACCCTTAAAATGGAGGGTTTAAGCCCTGAAAAGGGCTGTTTTTCGGAGTTATTTCGTTAGATTTCGGATACATTTCGTGGCCCGACCCCCATGTTATTTCTGCTTTTCGCATTTTGCGTTCTGGGGAACCCAGCCTTTAGGAACCCGATAGGCGCGATACACCATACCGGGACCTGAAAGGCCGGTCTGTTCATTAATAGAACCAAAAGGCGATATGTATTCCCACACGATCTCACCTTTTTGGGTCACCTCGAAAACGCGACCGGTGGAGCCTTCCGTGATCATCGTATTGCCGTTCTTAAGCCGCTGGGCTCCGCTGATAAACCAGCTGAAGAACTTGCGTCCGTCTTCGTTGGGCGTTTTGAGCACATATTCCCACTCCATCTCCATGGTGACCGGGTTGAATTCGATCACCCGGGAATAATCCCTGAACACCGTGGGGTACATGGGGGGCAGACCCGGAAAATAGGATCCCCATCCGGCAAGTCCGCCGTTGTCGAACATGAGGATGTTGCCCTCACCGGGAAGCCCCTGGGGAATCATGTGGGCCATGTGCTGGCCGATGATCTGGCCCAGCCGGTGCTCTTTGGTTCCGGGAACGAAGTCGGGCCCGATTTTCCACACGATGTCCCCGGATTGCCACCTGCCCTCTGGGTCGTCGTACCGGGCGACGATGGCGGTCATGTTAGAGGTGCGACCGTCCCAGATGATGTTATCCGGATGGAAGCGTTCGTCCCCGTTCCTGTACCACCGGTTGGGCCCCAGGTAGGAGACGGCGTTGATATGCTGCCAGTCGTTCTCCGGAAAGGTAGCGCCGATGATTCCAGCGCCCGACTGGATCGTCATGATGGCCTCCTTGGCAATGTCGCTGAACCCGCACTCATCAAAATGTTCATAGGGATGCCATTCCCAGATCACGTTCCCTTCCCAGTCGACCTCCCGGATGGCGTCGTCCTCCAGGGGGAAGTTGCTGATATGGCTCGTATCCTCATCCGGATCGTCATGAATCAGAATCAGGGTCTTCCCGCCGTCGGTATTCGCATGCATACCCGGCGCATAATAGCCGACTGGATTCCCCTCCCGCTGAAAATCGTGGTGCATTCTGAGGCCGCCATCGAATTTAATTATATTTCCATCTTCATCTTCTATTTCTTTATCCGGGTCCACCGATGCTTCATAGCGCCATACCTCATTGCCGCACCAGTCCTGCTGCACCAATGCCCTGTCTTCCAGATGACCCGGAACACCTGTTCCTACACCCCCCATGACATACCCCCCGGGGAGCATCTTGGCTGGAAATCCGGCAACCTGCCACTTGTTGACGATATTCCCTTCCATGTCAATCAATATGGCAGAATAGGGTCGACCGACGGAATTATCAAGTTCCCAGGGTAGACCGTTTTCATCTACAGGGGCCAGCGAACCCAGGAGGGTATACCCGTCATAAGCCTTGCTTTTGTCATAGACGGTAAGCCCCCGATCCGTGCCCCGGTTGTCAAAGGTCAGGAAAGCATAAGTAAGTCTGGGATAGACGTTATTGTGAATATAATCATGCAGAGGTCTTACCACATCATCCGACGGTTCGTAATAGGGAATAATCGGATCGCCCGGATCGCCGTACCAGAAACAATTCCCATCTACGGTTGAGAAAAGGATGGTCGATATCATTAAAAAAAGCAGAACAGACAGGGTATTGGACAGTTTCCTCATGATTGCCTCCTTGTCATCAATAAAGAATGGATGAAAGTTGAGCAAGAAACATCCCTTTGACCGCCCGAGCTGGGTCAACCGCATTCTCAAGCGGTCCATGCGTGAATTGTCATTCCTGAGACACCGCCTTGCATGACGGCACTAAAAAGGCCTCCCAGGGAAACAGATTTCCCAGGAGGCCTCATACCGGTAATTTCAGCCAGCCTTTTTTCATGGTCTACAGTCCATACGGCAACCCCAAGGATTGCCGTGTTGCGTCCATCTTGCCGAAGTCCGGAGGACCGGACGGGGTTTTTCACTGCGGCCCCGTCAGTCCTCCGCCGTCCCAGCGGTCTGAGACGGTGTTCCATTCTTCACAGCGAAGGCCTATTCGATCTCGGCCTTCAGGATCTCGATGCCCTTAATGGCCGGGTTTTCGACGACGTGTCTCAGTTCGATGTTGATCTGCCCGTCAGAAACAGAAACCGGGAAGGATTTCATGACGCCGATATTGCCGCCGCCGGCGTCTGCGTACTGATCATAATCGTCGAGGACCAGATCATTTTCGACGTAAACATCGAATTGCCGACGCCCCACATCGAAGGCCCCCGTGTAGGTTTCCGCGAAATAGAGACGCACTTCGTATGCCCCGCTCGGCACCGGAAACGACCAGAGCATCTCGGTTCCCGGCGTTGGCGGATCCCATCTTTCGATCCTGAAGAGGGCGGCCGGCACCGTGCCCGGCACACTGGCGCCCAGGGTGATCGCCGCGCTGGTCGAAGCACTCTTGTTTCCGGAATCCGGAACGTTTACGTAGGCCGAAGGAGAGGACGTCGTATCCCCGGACCAGGCCACACCGCTGCTGTCGAGAGCCGAGAGGGTCGACCCGCCGGCATTGACCCGGAACAGCACGTCGGGCACCTCGCCGGATCCGCCGGATTCCTCGATGATTTCGATGGCCGACACCTTTGCATTATCCGCGAGGGCGGTGAAATTGATGTTGAGCCCGCCGTCGGCGACATGGATGCCGGAGAACGTCTGGATCATGGCGGTGTAGGGTCCGACCTCCTTCACGATGTCGAAGTTGGACAAGCCGCCCTGTCCGCCTTCCACGTCGACGTTGAAGACCCGTTTGCCCGGAGCCGTCCAGTAGATCTCCGCAAAATGGAGCTTCACCGTATAGGTGCCGCCGTATTGAACGGGGATGGTGTAACCGAAGGCTTTGGCGAAGCGCTCCCGCTGGTAGAGAACGTCATCGGTGGTGCCGGCGATGGCGCTGGAGGTTCCGTAGGATTTGGCGCTGGAATAGAACTGATCCGCCGACCAGGTGTCGCCGCTGCCGGATGTATAGGCGCTGCCGCCCGCGTTGATGCGATAGAGCGCGGTTGATGGCGCGGTGGAACCGCAGGTCCCGCTCAGGTTGACGGCGAGGGGTGAATTGATGCCGTCATGGGCGATGTTCAGCGTCGCCGACTTGGTGCTCTCAACGCTCAGGTCCATGCAGACGTTCAGCGAGAGGGAACTGCCTGCCTGAACACCGATGGGGAACGAGAAATCCTCCTGGATGTAAAAATCTGCTTCGCTTGCGCTGAGGATGCTCATATCCGTGACATTCAGGTCGGCATCCCCCACATTGTTCAGGGTCAGGGGCAGACAGGTCGCCGTGTCGAGATCATGGGAACCGAAATCGAGGGCGGCGGGCGAGGCGCTGAGCCTTGCCACAGGCGCCGTGGAGCCCAATGAGATCTCGATGGCCGACACCTTCGCGTTGTCCGCCAGGGCATTGAAGCTGATGGTGAGGTTGCCGTCGTCAACGTAAATGCCGGGGAACGTCTTGACCACCGCGGTGTAGGCGCCAACCTCCTTCACGATGTCGAAGTTGGACAGGCTTCCCTGTCCGCCCTCCACGTCGACATTGAAGACCCGTTTGCCCGGATCCCTCCAGTAGATCTCCGCGAAATGGAGCGTCACCGTGTACGTCCCGGGTTTGACGGGAACCGAGTAGCTGAAGCTTTTGCCGAAACGCTCGCGCTGGTAGAGAACGTCATCGGCGGTGCCGGCAATCGCGCTGCTGGTACCATAGGATTGGCCGCTGGAATAGAACTGATCCGCCGACCAGATGTCGCCGCTGGGGGGGGTGACTTGCGAGCCGCCGGCGTTGATCCGGTAAAGAACGTCGCTGGGTTCCGGGGGCGCGGGCAAGGTCAGCTTCAGGAGCTCCCACCCGCCCTCGGGCCGGTTGTCATCCGGATCGGTCATCAGGTTCATGGGATTGGCCATGCCCAGATAGAGGGCGTCATCCGAGACCATGGTGCGGATGCCGTAATTGCTGTAATTCTGGACACCGTTCAGGCTCATGGGAACCGCCGGCGTGTCGGATGCGCAGAATTGCCAGAGATCCGCGCCCGGCCCCGGTTCGATATTATCGGTCATCGCGGGCGGCACTTCGCCCAGTTGGCTGTTGATCAGATAGGACCAGTCCATCGTGCCCACGAAGAGGCGGCCCTCATAGACCTCCATCCACCACGTATAGTTGTTGTAGAAATTATCGAATCCGGCCGAACCATACAGCGGCGACCGGCCCATCTTGTTGCCGACGATACTCCAGCCCGTCGCCGGGGAGTACGTGGGCATGTATCGGTTTCCGTAAAGCAGTTCCACGCTTCGCCCCGCGGTCCCGAAGTCCTTGCCGCGGAATATCGTGATGGGCCGGTAGGTGCCGATAAAGGCGATTTGCGCATCCTCCGGCAGGGCGTCCGGATACGCGTTTGACCACCAGATGCTGGCCAGGCCGGGAACCGTCATGGTGCCCCAATAGAGATGTCCCTTGTAAGACATCATCGCGCCGCCGCCTATTGTATTGGCGGCCGCGGGTTCGGGCTCGTATTCCCCAATGTTCCAGACATTCTGCCAGCCCTTGGCATCGCTCGCCGTGAGCATGCCGTCATCGCCGATTTCGGGGCTCATCCAGATAGATGCATAATCATCGAGGCCGGGCCAAGTGGACACGAAGATCCGCCCTTCGTGGGGGGTGATGTATACCGGGTCTCCCTTGATTTCAGCCACGGTCTCGAAGCTGAAAGGATCGGCCTTGCTCCCGGTCCAGCGGAAAATCTTCCCGGTCACGTTCGGGTCGTCGTCTCCGTATGGGGTGTAGGCAACGCCGACGTAGAGCTGACCTTCGATCACGCGCCACTGCCGGACGTTGTTGTAATGCGGAAAACACCCCTTGCCGAGATATTCCCCGGTTTCCCCGTCAAAGGCAAAGAACCCCAAACCCGGGTAACCCACACCGTCTACAACACCGCAGGCACCCGAGCTTCCTGCCAAAAAGACGACCCCGTTCAGAGCGCCTGCCGAACGGATGACCCCGCCGGTAAGATAGCTACGGTCTGTGGCCAAAACATCCTGGGTCACTTCCGTCAGTTTTTTGGCCTTGAGGTCGTAGTTGAACAACCGCGGCGGCCTGAAATCCGAACCAGAAGACCCTTCACAGACGTAGGAGTCGTTGAGCGATGGGGTAGAGTTATTGAGATAACCACTGTATACGGAGCAGAGGGTGTTTGAAAAAGTGCCGAACCAGAGTTTGTCACCCGATTTGGTCAACCCCCACACATAGGCCTGGTTGACCTTGGGCTGGCCATAGCCCGTAAGAGACTCATATTGATCCCCCTCCGGATCATCCGGATCCACCGGAACCGGCGTGCTCAGGCAGGCGGCGATCTCATCCTGAGTGAGGTCTGTCGGATAGTTGGTAAGCCACCCTAATTCGCCGGTCCTATTGACCGGGTTGCCGATGCCGAGGAAGCATTCATCCGGCTGGGCCTTTGCCAGTTTCTCACGGATGTATTCGGAGGTGCACGAGATGGGTTCTTCCGCAGCTACCACCGCCCGCGAGGGCGCCGGCACCTTACCGTATTCGTTAATCCAGAAATTCTCGACGTCTCTGGCATCGGCGCCCGCATTGTCCGGGATCGCAAGCTGGGCGAACATGCCAAACATCAAAGACATCAGAATCGCAAAGAACAAAATGCTGCCATCCTTTGACGGAAATCTCTTCATCGTCTCTCCTTCGTCTTGATGGATCGTTTTTTGATGAACTGCCTGTGCGCATCTCATTTTTCCACTGCCCTGAACGACAACACGGACGTAGCGCCGCCGCCCCAAAAAAAGGCCCCCAAGGGAATGCACATCCCTCAGGGGCCTGATGCAGGCAGTTTCAGATAAACGTTCTTCATGGTCGTTCCCTCCCCGGAATCAAAAACCGATTTACCGCTCTGACCTTGACGAAGTCATGCTCGGCAACCCGGCTATCCGCAACGACTCGGGACCCGTGGCTTTCCGTCCCCATTTTCCAATGGGTTTGGCTTTATCTGAAACTTTTTTATGAGTGTTCGTCCCCATTCGGAATGGGAACGGGTTATTTAGAACGCCTTCCGTATCCGGCCTTCGGAATCGGTACGACTGTTTCAGTCGCCACCGTTTATCGCGCTGACGCAGCAGGCCGGGAAGTTAAAGTGTTTTCGCTGTGTTCTCAGAGAATCGGCAGTCGGAAAAAATGGGGGATGAATGGCATGGCGAGAAGAGAAGAGAAGAGAAGAGAAGAGAAGAGAAGAGAAGTCTGAAGTGAGTTACATGAAAGTTGAGCATCCATGATTTGCCCCCAAAAGATGTATCGGCATGACAGCGAAGCTGATGCTTTATTAATGGGATATCATTAACGAATCATAGTGATCGATGAAGAGAAGATTGTTCGAGTTTCTTAAACTTTTAGAACAATCTCTCTCCATTTGTCAAGTAAAAAATATTGTAAAACACTATGATTTTAATAATATATTCTTCATGACGACTTTTCTTTACCACCTGGACCTGTAGCGATCAAACCAACTCCCATCGTCCGCAGCATCATTTGCGGCATCCTTTGATCGATAAAATCTGTCGAGCCATTGATCCTTCCATGAATCCCATGGCGATGCATATGAACCGTCACTGTCGTCGACAGGCGGATCAACGGGATCATCTGCCGGCGGATCCACCGAACCGTCATCCTCTGGTGGAAAGTCGCCTTGAATGCCTTCCACGTCGGTTTCATAATGGACCCCGTCTCCGTACAACGCATAGAGCAGCCCCTCGTAGGGTCTGTCCAGCCTGAAGGTGCAATCCATCAATGCGGTCAGGGGCTTCCAGATCGCCAGGCGGTCAAGATCGTCGGCCGGTTCGCAGGGGGTGAGATGGGTGGCGCCGTACACATAATAATAGGCTTTGCCGGCGGAGTTGATTCTGTCATAGGCGGACTCGGCCCAGCTGCCGGGACAAATCGAGTCGTTTTCATACACCTGCATGATCAGGTTGACGCCGGAAAGACCTTCGAGGTCCGCGGTGGTGACCCCCGAAGCCGGCGCGGGCGCCATGATGAACATGAACATCCCCTGGCTGCCCCAGCCCGCCGCTTTCCCTTTCACCGCCATGTAGGGGGTGGCGCCGCCGCCCCAGGAATGGCCGACAAATCCGACCCGCGAAAGATCGAACGTATCGGCATATCGGTCCGCGGCGGTTTTAAAGCCGTTCCAGATGATCGGATAGTTGCTGGTGTAGGAGAGGGAAGCGGGATAAGGGGAATAGACCACCGCGACGCCCCAGGAAGCGATATGCTGCAGCAGTGATCGGTAGCTGGACCAGTTTGTGGCGCCGAGCCCATGGGAAAAAAAGACCACCGGAACCGGTTCGCCGGCACCCGCCGGAAGCAATACCGTGAGTGGTGTTCCGCCGCTCGTCGAGGTCCACATTGGATTTTCGACGGTTTCCGTCACCACGCCGTAAGGACCGGTTTTTTCATATTCCAGAGCAAGCCCCCGATTCGGAAAACTCAGGAGCAGCACCAGCATCAACATGCTCAACAACGCAAAAAACCATGGTGTTCGCCTGTCCTCGCCATACGC harbors:
- a CDS encoding alpha/beta hydrolase; this encodes MKQVNTNSGVLYVNNIGESRPGRFSAPSDTLLQAYGEDRRTPWFFALLSMLMLVLLLSFPNRGLALEYEKTGPYGVVTETVENPMWTSTSGGTPLTVLLPAGAGEPVPVVFFSHGLGATNWSSYRSLLQHIASWGVAVVYSPYPASLSYTSNYPIIWNGFKTAADRYADTFDLSRVGFVGHSWGGGATPYMAVKGKAAGWGSQGMFMFIMAPAPASGVTTADLEGLSGVNLIMQVYENDSICPGSWAESAYDRINSAGKAYYYVYGATHLTPCEPADDLDRLAIWKPLTALMDCTFRLDRPYEGLLYALYGDGVHYETDVEGIQGDFPPEDDGSVDPPADDPVDPPVDDSDGSYASPWDSWKDQWLDRFYRSKDAANDAADDGSWFDRYRSRW